A stretch of the Conexivisphaerales archaeon genome encodes the following:
- a CDS encoding AAA family ATPase, whose translation MNTGFNLYISGRPPISPEPIRTGLPGLDRYIKGVMKTGGLIQFSGEAGTGKSQLLFSIAANYAMQGTKVLFFDTQGKFRPERIRQMVRNDENSADLLERIDILQSGDPFTIFETAADGESLQKYGVILADDLSEPFLREGFRSKQSAMLPLLARRLNIWGVVNGRFVVVAQRVSFSPTYQQSFALGLQFVSPYLLSSFTLQRLKDYYSITAEGYGEVSRFIIKQEGLQEL comes from the coding sequence TTGAACACAGGCTTCAACCTCTACATCAGTGGCAGACCGCCGATTTCACCGGAGCCTATCAGGACAGGTTTGCCAGGGCTGGACAGATACATCAAGGGTGTGATGAAGACCGGAGGACTTATACAGTTCTCCGGAGAAGCTGGTACTGGCAAGTCACAGCTGCTCTTCTCTATCGCTGCAAACTATGCCATGCAGGGAACAAAGGTGCTTTTCTTCGATACTCAGGGAAAGTTCAGGCCAGAGAGGATCAGACAGATGGTTCGTAATGATGAGAACTCAGCTGACCTGCTAGAACGCATAGACATCCTACAGTCAGGAGACCCTTTCACCATCTTCGAGACCGCAGCTGATGGTGAATCCCTGCAAAAATATGGTGTGATTCTGGCTGACGACCTTTCAGAGCCTTTCCTGAGAGAAGGTTTCAGGTCGAAGCAATCTGCAATGCTCCCTCTTCTAGCTAGAAGACTGAACATCTGGGGTGTAGTCAACGGAAGGTTCGTAGTTGTCGCACAGAGAGTATCGTTCAGTCCTACATACCAGCAGAGCTTTGCCCTGGGACTGCAGTTTGTATCTCCCTACCTTCTTTCCAGCTTCACCCTTCAAAGACTGAAAGACTATTATTCGATAACGGCTGAGGGCTATGGCGAGGTATCCAGGTTTATCATAAAACAGGAGGGGTTGCAAGAACTATGA
- a CDS encoding CTP synthase translates to MPATKYIFVTGGVLSGLGKGVTVASIAKLLSLAGYRVSCMKIDPYLNVDAGTMNPLQHGEVFVTEDGGECDMDLGTYERFLDKNLTKAENITTGQVYQTVIAAERKGRYLGSCVQIIPHVTDEIKRRIRAVAKNEELQVLLVECGGTVGDIESLPFLEAFRQMALEEGKENVFFVHVTLAPSVDPVGELKTKPTQHSVQELRRIGIQPDCIVVRSRVKLPSELKKKIALFTSIPDWAVISNPDVDTVYKLPKVLFDEGIMKAISSKTGLKKRVVWGEWNRIVRGFEAKGEQVKVAMVGKYASLADSYVSVNHALQHAAAYMKVGISLNWVESEVLESRDPKFLQGYDGIVIPQGFGERGTEGKIIAANFAREKNIPFLGLCFGFQMATIAFARYVLGWEDANSTEIDSSTSHPVVDLLPEQKLVTEVGATMRLGGHEITIIEGTVAHRIYGKKKIVRRHRHRYEINPQLRPELEKKGLVFSAFSDGGRRAEILEYPKNRFYVGTQYHPEYSSRPGKPEEVFLEFVRSML, encoded by the coding sequence ATGCCAGCGACTAAATACATCTTCGTAACCGGTGGGGTTCTTTCCGGGCTGGGCAAGGGCGTGACAGTGGCCTCCATAGCGAAGCTTCTCTCTCTAGCAGGATACAGGGTCTCCTGCATGAAGATTGACCCATATCTTAACGTAGACGCGGGAACGATGAACCCTCTGCAGCACGGAGAGGTCTTCGTGACTGAAGACGGAGGCGAGTGCGATATGGACCTTGGTACGTATGAAAGGTTCCTTGACAAAAACCTAACCAAGGCTGAGAACATAACAACTGGTCAGGTCTACCAGACAGTCATAGCTGCTGAAAGGAAAGGAAGGTACCTTGGCAGCTGTGTCCAGATAATCCCGCATGTGACCGACGAAATCAAGAGAAGAATAAGGGCAGTGGCCAAGAACGAAGAACTACAGGTCTTACTGGTCGAATGTGGAGGAACAGTGGGGGATATAGAGAGCCTGCCGTTTTTGGAAGCCTTCAGGCAGATGGCTCTTGAAGAGGGGAAGGAGAATGTCTTCTTCGTCCATGTGACTCTTGCCCCTTCAGTCGACCCTGTCGGCGAGCTCAAGACAAAACCGACCCAGCACAGCGTTCAGGAGCTTAGGAGGATAGGGATTCAGCCAGACTGTATAGTTGTAAGAAGCAGGGTCAAGCTTCCAAGCGAGTTAAAGAAGAAGATAGCTCTCTTCACAAGCATTCCTGACTGGGCAGTCATCTCAAACCCTGATGTTGATACTGTGTACAAGCTTCCGAAGGTGCTATTTGATGAAGGAATAATGAAGGCGATCTCATCAAAGACTGGACTTAAGAAGAGAGTGGTATGGGGTGAATGGAACAGGATTGTGAGGGGTTTCGAGGCAAAGGGTGAACAGGTAAAGGTAGCAATGGTTGGGAAGTACGCCTCTCTAGCAGACAGCTACGTATCAGTAAACCATGCTCTTCAGCATGCAGCTGCATACATGAAAGTTGGCATCTCTTTGAACTGGGTTGAGTCTGAGGTCTTGGAGAGTAGGGACCCGAAGTTTCTGCAGGGTTATGACGGGATAGTAATACCACAGGGGTTCGGCGAGAGGGGGACGGAGGGCAAGATAATTGCAGCCAACTTTGCAAGAGAAAAGAACATTCCATTTCTGGGCCTCTGCTTTGGCTTCCAGATGGCCACCATAGCGTTTGCAAGGTATGTGTTAGGCTGGGAAGACGCAAATTCGACAGAAATAGACTCATCAACATCTCATCCTGTGGTTGACCTGTTGCCCGAGCAGAAGCTGGTAACAGAAGTTGGAGCTACTATGAGATTGGGAGGACACGAAATAACTATAATAGAAGGAACAGTAGCACACAGAATTTACGGTAAGAAGAAGATAGTGAGAAGACACAGGCACAGGTACGAAATAAACCCGCAGCTCAGGCCTGAGCTGGAGAAAAAGGGGCTCGTCTTTTCAGCCTTCAGTGATGGCGGGAGAAGAGCAGAGATACTAGAGTACCCGAAGAACAGATTCTACGTCGGGACGCAGTATCACCCGGAATATTCGAGCAGGCCCGGGAAGCCGGAAGAAGTGTTTCTTGAATTTGTCAGGTCGATGCTGTAG
- a CDS encoding RIO1 family regulatory kinase/ATPase → MVDQVRRAASLTSQLTDEAFRVLSASASLLPRFMSIPLSSLIKYTSLPEDRVRYAERVLVKEGLWVKEGLGYRMTMLGLDTLALHALVKKGLLSHVGIPIGIGKESDVYEAIDAEGNPVALKLFRIGRISFRSLAKKRAYNSSQGHRWLLSSIESAEREEKMLERLDRFKLNVPRCRGRAYHSIVMEMKLGLPLYKVKRLADAGEVLMKILNSVRQLYLKAKIVNSDLSEFNVLITPEHEIVLIDWPQAASVKDPASDAALHRDIRNIVTYFRKKFDVVCDLDQAVSFCKGEVRKVDVRPLPLSVAD, encoded by the coding sequence TTGGTTGACCAGGTAAGAAGGGCTGCTTCACTTACTTCTCAGCTCACTGACGAGGCTTTCAGAGTACTGTCAGCGTCGGCATCCTTGCTTCCAAGGTTCATGAGCATACCCCTTTCCTCGCTGATAAAGTACACATCTCTACCCGAAGACAGGGTCAGATACGCAGAGAGGGTTCTTGTAAAGGAGGGGCTGTGGGTCAAGGAAGGACTGGGTTACAGGATGACAATGCTTGGTCTTGATACTCTGGCTCTTCATGCACTTGTGAAGAAGGGCTTGCTGAGCCATGTAGGCATACCAATCGGTATAGGCAAGGAGTCTGATGTCTACGAAGCTATAGATGCAGAAGGAAACCCTGTAGCCCTAAAATTGTTCAGAATAGGGAGGATATCCTTCCGAAGTCTGGCAAAGAAAAGAGCCTACAATTCATCTCAGGGGCACAGGTGGCTTCTCTCCAGTATCGAAAGTGCAGAGAGGGAGGAAAAGATGCTAGAGAGACTTGACAGATTCAAGTTAAACGTTCCCAGATGCAGAGGCAGGGCATACCATTCCATCGTTATGGAGATGAAGCTTGGCCTTCCGCTTTACAAGGTGAAGAGGCTGGCGGATGCAGGGGAAGTGCTGATGAAGATTCTCAACTCCGTCAGGCAGCTTTACCTTAAAGCAAAAATCGTCAATTCTGACCTCAGTGAATTCAACGTTCTGATCACACCAGAGCACGAGATAGTGCTGATAGACTGGCCCCAGGCTGCAAGCGTTAAGGACCCAGCTTCCGACGCAGCATTGCACAGAGACATCAGGAATATCGTTACATACTTCAGGAAGAAATTCGACGTGGTTTGCGATCTGGACCAGGCTGTTTCTTTCTGCAAGGGAGAGGTTAGAAAGGTTGATGTCAGACCTCTTCCTCTTTCAGTTGCTGATTAA
- the rqcH gene encoding ribosome rescue protein RqcH, whose protein sequence is MKRESLGLELSAFELGALSGMVQNELHGWYVNNVYPLTDEGLLIRFHRSEAGDKNLAIHPRIAIWLTKAYHEHEGEIPEFCRSARRHLTRYHLVTCKVLRGERIVAAEFEHVDRKLKMFAEFFGAGNIIITDQEMKILAILHEIESKERILKPGLNYEFPKPRKLPLDSLTPETLIQGYEKGVSLSRFIGSKVQLPERVIREMITRSNLREDTVLDPSSASLLISTLKEMEEEAGKASVFYLYEVEGKKVLSSLLLTHIGNPSDTLLPERLDQIFTSSLTERASFKSEALERIEKERKRIESARKMHETTLEKARRLKEIAETISMGEVSFDEIGEMLSASGSSISYKNGSWFVDGRRKEFESRYSLASELFSESKKMLASAEQIQESIKRMEKELAQREAELSKRPLPPQVRTKKKWFEAYRWFLTSESFFAVGGRDAGSNSLLIRKKLSNEDLVFHAEIVGSPFFILKKGKLAGQASLREAAVATVSYSRAWREGLRAADAYYVEPSQVKLGAPSGQYLPRGSFVIEGQRNYLKDLKLALGVGITRLEEAVVACSGPVTSLVKYSPVVVEIAPGNIKPQALAKKLIRILEQHLSGFSIPSPDEFMKVLPPGDSEIVAVKKGEGDRIGELQNLIS, encoded by the coding sequence TTGAAGCGGGAATCCTTGGGACTGGAGCTTTCTGCCTTTGAACTTGGCGCCTTATCCGGCATGGTACAGAACGAACTCCATGGCTGGTATGTTAATAACGTTTACCCGCTTACCGACGAAGGCCTTCTGATAAGGTTTCACAGGTCGGAGGCTGGAGATAAGAACCTTGCAATACATCCGAGGATAGCCATCTGGCTGACCAAGGCTTATCATGAACATGAAGGAGAGATCCCTGAGTTCTGCAGGTCAGCAAGAAGGCATCTCACCAGGTACCATCTGGTTACATGCAAAGTACTGAGGGGCGAAAGGATTGTAGCTGCAGAATTCGAACATGTAGACAGGAAACTGAAGATGTTTGCAGAATTCTTCGGGGCTGGCAACATCATAATAACCGACCAAGAAATGAAGATTCTGGCGATACTTCACGAGATAGAAAGCAAGGAAAGAATCCTCAAACCTGGTTTGAATTATGAGTTTCCCAAACCAAGGAAGCTACCTCTCGATTCCCTCACTCCCGAAACCCTGATACAGGGTTATGAGAAAGGAGTCAGCCTCAGCAGGTTCATAGGTAGCAAAGTGCAGCTTCCTGAAAGAGTCATCAGAGAGATGATCACCAGGTCCAACCTTCGCGAAGATACCGTACTTGACCCTTCGTCGGCTTCTCTTCTTATCTCCACTCTGAAAGAGATGGAAGAGGAAGCTGGCAAGGCTAGTGTTTTTTATCTCTACGAGGTAGAGGGCAAGAAAGTTCTATCGTCTCTGCTTCTGACTCACATCGGCAATCCTTCGGATACCCTGCTTCCAGAACGCCTTGACCAGATATTCACTTCTTCTCTTACAGAAAGGGCATCGTTCAAGTCAGAGGCTCTAGAAAGAATTGAGAAGGAAAGAAAAAGGATAGAGTCGGCAAGAAAGATGCATGAAACAACCCTGGAGAAGGCAAGGAGATTGAAAGAGATAGCTGAGACTATCAGTATGGGCGAAGTGTCGTTTGACGAGATTGGAGAGATGCTCAGCGCTTCAGGCTCCTCGATAAGTTACAAAAACGGCTCATGGTTCGTAGATGGTAGAAGAAAAGAATTCGAAAGCAGGTACTCTCTTGCTTCAGAGTTATTTTCAGAATCGAAGAAGATGCTGGCATCAGCTGAGCAGATTCAGGAATCGATAAAAAGGATGGAGAAGGAGCTGGCTCAAAGAGAGGCAGAGCTGAGTAAGAGGCCCTTGCCGCCTCAGGTCAGGACGAAAAAGAAATGGTTTGAAGCCTACAGATGGTTCTTAACTAGCGAATCATTCTTTGCTGTAGGAGGAAGAGATGCAGGTTCTAACAGTCTGCTGATAAGAAAGAAGCTCAGTAACGAAGACCTGGTATTCCACGCAGAAATTGTGGGTTCTCCGTTCTTTATACTGAAGAAGGGGAAGCTAGCAGGTCAAGCCAGTCTTCGTGAGGCTGCTGTTGCGACTGTAAGTTACAGCAGAGCCTGGAGGGAGGGTCTCAGGGCTGCCGATGCTTACTACGTTGAACCTTCACAGGTGAAGCTCGGAGCCCCTTCAGGCCAGTATCTGCCAAGAGGAAGCTTCGTGATTGAGGGTCAGAGAAACTACCTCAAGGACCTGAAGCTTGCGCTTGGGGTAGGGATTACAAGACTGGAGGAAGCTGTTGTTGCCTGTTCCGGGCCAGTAACAAGTCTTGTAAAGTACAGTCCGGTTGTTGTAGAGATAGCACCTGGTAACATCAAACCCCAAGCCCTGGCAAAAAAGTTGATCAGGATATTAGAACAGCATCTGAGTGGTTTCTCGATTCCCAGCCCTGACGAATTCATGAAGGTTCTTCCTCCAGGAGATTCTGAAATCGTTGCAGTCAAGAAAGGGGAGGGGGATCGGATTGGAGAGCTACAGAATCTTATTTCTTGA
- a CDS encoding U6 snRNA-associated Sm-like protein LSm6, protein MPPECHSAVNEISPSIKRPLFMLQKSINKPVRVRLKNSEEYRGNMVNVDAYMNVFLEGAVEYNDKGDMVTNYGRVVIRGNNVLFIKLDEALKV, encoded by the coding sequence ATGCCACCTGAATGCCATTCCGCAGTGAATGAGATATCTCCAAGTATAAAGAGGCCACTATTCATGCTTCAAAAGTCCATAAACAAGCCAGTCAGGGTCAGGCTGAAGAATTCTGAAGAATACAGAGGGAACATGGTAAACGTTGATGCATACATGAACGTATTCCTTGAAGGCGCGGTCGAATACAACGATAAAGGTGACATGGTTACAAACTACGGCAGGGTGGTTATCAGAGGAAATAACGTCCTCTTTATAAAGCTGGACGAAGCGCTTAAGGTTTAA